One segment of Glandiceps talaboti chromosome 21, keGlaTala1.1, whole genome shotgun sequence DNA contains the following:
- the LOC144451373 gene encoding uncharacterized protein LOC144451373 isoform X2, translating to MTDTSVNQVIIFHGMCVLAGNCSERQYLHDEICCQKCKPGYFVAANCSESMDTQCMPCLPGYYSNDWTADNLCKELNPCNISHAYIAVPASANNTHDNICSCEDGYHVEEIKELKITCKENPICPPGQGIHAGQCKPCENDHYSDTWSRVEACRQQPKCRENGLSIEMEGNATFPTICINISGEVIPSEETAYGNLSTRRPGEKLYTMKNILNETVAQDTVAMTTTMSSLTLMSIIANKPSEETSINYRLIVVCSIVGGGFLIVVFAFFVTEVRRIIRRKKGLLPSSYTRTKNSKEGRYTLQEGASKGMVVNFADKRRADVKDNSSRKLNETENDEINENTPMLVDNRNNIDLSVIIWEPIRQYDKHDEQNRAHDEWTENNEERVTCV from the exons ATGACGGATACATCAGTCAATCAA GTAATTATCTTTCATGGAATGTGTGTTTTGGCGGGAAACTGCAGTGAACGACAATATTTGCATGATGAAATATGTTGTCAGAAGTGTAAGCCTG GATATTTTGTAGCAGCGAACTGCTCTGAATCAATGGACACACAGTGCATGCCATGTTTACCTGGCTACTATAGCAACGACTGGACAGCAGACAACTTATGTAAAGAATTGAACCCATGTAATATCAGTCATGCATATATTGCGGTGCCTGCTTCAGCAAACAACACCCATGACAATATATGTTCTTGTGAAGATGGCTATCATGTCGAGGAAATCAAAGaattaaaaataacatgtaaagAAAATCCAATATGTCCACCTGGACAGGGAATACATGCAG GGCAATGTAAACCATGTGAAAATGATCATTATTCAGACACATGGTCTAGAGTGGAGGCATGCCGACAGCAACCAAA atgCCGAGAAAATGGGCTGTCAATTGAAATGGAAGGAAACGCTACATTTCcaacaatttgcataaatatatcaG GTGAGGTCATCCCTTCAGAGGAGACAGCATATGGCAACCTTTCCACACGGAGGCCAGGTGAAAAGCTATACACAATGAAAAACATTCTAAACGAAACTGTGGCTCAGGATACGGTTGCCATGACGACCACTATGTCTTCTCTTACCCTGATGTCTATAATTGCGAACAAGCCATCGGAAGAAACGTCAATAAATTACAGATTAATTGTGGTGTGTTCCATCGTTGGGGGCGGCTTTCTTATCGTAGTGTTTGCGTTTTTTGTGACTGAAGTACGGCGAATTATAAGGAGGAAGAAAGGATTACTGCCTTCAAGTTATACCAGAACAAAAAATAGCAAAG AGGGGAGATACACTCTCCAAGAAGGTGCCTCCAAAG GTATGGTGGTCAATTTTGCCGACAAAAGGAGAGCAGACGTAAAAGACAACAGTAGCAGGAAACTAAACGAAACTGAAAACgatgaaattaatgaaaacaccCCAATGCTTGTAGATAATAGAAATAATATAGACCTTAGTGTCATCATATGGGAACCTATCAGACAATATGATAAACACGACGAACAAAATCGTGCACACGACGAATGGACGGAAAATAACGAAGAACGAGTCACGTGTGTTTAG
- the LOC144451373 gene encoding uncharacterized protein LOC144451373 isoform X1 — protein MSVVHLSLLLTVIIFHGMCVLAGNCSERQYLHDEICCQKCKPGYFVAANCSESMDTQCMPCLPGYYSNDWTADNLCKELNPCNISHAYIAVPASANNTHDNICSCEDGYHVEEIKELKITCKENPICPPGQGIHAGQCKPCENDHYSDTWSRVEACRQQPKCRENGLSIEMEGNATFPTICINISGEVIPSEETAYGNLSTRRPGEKLYTMKNILNETVAQDTVAMTTTMSSLTLMSIIANKPSEETSINYRLIVVCSIVGGGFLIVVFAFFVTEVRRIIRRKKGLLPSSYTRTKNSKEGRYTLQEGASKGMVVNFADKRRADVKDNSSRKLNETENDEINENTPMLVDNRNNIDLSVIIWEPIRQYDKHDEQNRAHDEWTENNEERVTCV, from the exons GTAATTATCTTTCATGGAATGTGTGTTTTGGCGGGAAACTGCAGTGAACGACAATATTTGCATGATGAAATATGTTGTCAGAAGTGTAAGCCTG GATATTTTGTAGCAGCGAACTGCTCTGAATCAATGGACACACAGTGCATGCCATGTTTACCTGGCTACTATAGCAACGACTGGACAGCAGACAACTTATGTAAAGAATTGAACCCATGTAATATCAGTCATGCATATATTGCGGTGCCTGCTTCAGCAAACAACACCCATGACAATATATGTTCTTGTGAAGATGGCTATCATGTCGAGGAAATCAAAGaattaaaaataacatgtaaagAAAATCCAATATGTCCACCTGGACAGGGAATACATGCAG GGCAATGTAAACCATGTGAAAATGATCATTATTCAGACACATGGTCTAGAGTGGAGGCATGCCGACAGCAACCAAA atgCCGAGAAAATGGGCTGTCAATTGAAATGGAAGGAAACGCTACATTTCcaacaatttgcataaatatatcaG GTGAGGTCATCCCTTCAGAGGAGACAGCATATGGCAACCTTTCCACACGGAGGCCAGGTGAAAAGCTATACACAATGAAAAACATTCTAAACGAAACTGTGGCTCAGGATACGGTTGCCATGACGACCACTATGTCTTCTCTTACCCTGATGTCTATAATTGCGAACAAGCCATCGGAAGAAACGTCAATAAATTACAGATTAATTGTGGTGTGTTCCATCGTTGGGGGCGGCTTTCTTATCGTAGTGTTTGCGTTTTTTGTGACTGAAGTACGGCGAATTATAAGGAGGAAGAAAGGATTACTGCCTTCAAGTTATACCAGAACAAAAAATAGCAAAG AGGGGAGATACACTCTCCAAGAAGGTGCCTCCAAAG GTATGGTGGTCAATTTTGCCGACAAAAGGAGAGCAGACGTAAAAGACAACAGTAGCAGGAAACTAAACGAAACTGAAAACgatgaaattaatgaaaacaccCCAATGCTTGTAGATAATAGAAATAATATAGACCTTAGTGTCATCATATGGGAACCTATCAGACAATATGATAAACACGACGAACAAAATCGTGCACACGACGAATGGACGGAAAATAACGAAGAACGAGTCACGTGTGTTTAG
- the LOC144451373 gene encoding uncharacterized protein LOC144451373 isoform X3 produces the protein MSVVHLSLLLTVIIFHGMCVLAGNCSERQYLHDEICCQKCKPGYFVAANCSESMDTQCMPCLPGYYSNDWTADNLCKELNPCNISHAYIAVPASANNTHDNICSCEDGYHVEEIKELKITCKENPICPPGQGIHAGQCKPCENDHYSDTWSRVEACRQQPKCRENGLSIEMEGNATFPTICINISGEVIPSEETAYGNLSTRRPGEKLYTMKNILNETVAQDTVAMTTTMSSLTLMSIIANKPSEETSINYRLIVVCSIVGGGFLIVVFAFFVTEVRRIIRRKKGLLPSSYTRTKNSKGMVVNFADKRRADVKDNSSRKLNETENDEINENTPMLVDNRNNIDLSVIIWEPIRQYDKHDEQNRAHDEWTENNEERVTCV, from the exons GTAATTATCTTTCATGGAATGTGTGTTTTGGCGGGAAACTGCAGTGAACGACAATATTTGCATGATGAAATATGTTGTCAGAAGTGTAAGCCTG GATATTTTGTAGCAGCGAACTGCTCTGAATCAATGGACACACAGTGCATGCCATGTTTACCTGGCTACTATAGCAACGACTGGACAGCAGACAACTTATGTAAAGAATTGAACCCATGTAATATCAGTCATGCATATATTGCGGTGCCTGCTTCAGCAAACAACACCCATGACAATATATGTTCTTGTGAAGATGGCTATCATGTCGAGGAAATCAAAGaattaaaaataacatgtaaagAAAATCCAATATGTCCACCTGGACAGGGAATACATGCAG GGCAATGTAAACCATGTGAAAATGATCATTATTCAGACACATGGTCTAGAGTGGAGGCATGCCGACAGCAACCAAA atgCCGAGAAAATGGGCTGTCAATTGAAATGGAAGGAAACGCTACATTTCcaacaatttgcataaatatatcaG GTGAGGTCATCCCTTCAGAGGAGACAGCATATGGCAACCTTTCCACACGGAGGCCAGGTGAAAAGCTATACACAATGAAAAACATTCTAAACGAAACTGTGGCTCAGGATACGGTTGCCATGACGACCACTATGTCTTCTCTTACCCTGATGTCTATAATTGCGAACAAGCCATCGGAAGAAACGTCAATAAATTACAGATTAATTGTGGTGTGTTCCATCGTTGGGGGCGGCTTTCTTATCGTAGTGTTTGCGTTTTTTGTGACTGAAGTACGGCGAATTATAAGGAGGAAGAAAGGATTACTGCCTTCAAGTTATACCAGAACAAAAAATAGCAAAG GTATGGTGGTCAATTTTGCCGACAAAAGGAGAGCAGACGTAAAAGACAACAGTAGCAGGAAACTAAACGAAACTGAAAACgatgaaattaatgaaaacaccCCAATGCTTGTAGATAATAGAAATAATATAGACCTTAGTGTCATCATATGGGAACCTATCAGACAATATGATAAACACGACGAACAAAATCGTGCACACGACGAATGGACGGAAAATAACGAAGAACGAGTCACGTGTGTTTAG